The genomic interval AATTATTCTACATTTCTACATATGAGATACTAGAAGCCAAGTTGACTGGAAACAGGCAACTAACCAGGGTTTGGTATTTCGGAATTCTGAAATCTTAAATTTTGGATAaggtacagaaaaaaaaaagagtattatCAGAACATGTGTCTGTACATAGGAAAAGAACTGGTGCCACTATAACTATGTGTGTTTGGTTTGATAAATTCCTAAAGTAACTGCAAAAATAATATACTTGTATGTAAAGCATTTAAATGCGTTAAAAGATTATGTAATGACTTTCAGGCCTTACCACATGCTATGTGCTAAATCTGTAAATGTTTCTCCATGCGTGACTCACACCCAccatattattatttatttgcaGATAGTCTCGCAGACAATTTGGCCGATGATATGCAAAAAGAATGCCTGAAGGGAAGGACACTAACACTCAAACTAAAGACTGCCGCTTTTGAGGTTTTCATCTTCCATTTGTATAACATTAACTAGTCTCCAGTAATTATAGGACTTAGATCACCAGGAGAGAGTTTTTGTTCATGGCTCATTAGATTGATCAACCATCTAAACCAGGTCAGGACAAGAGCAGTAACCACACAAAACTATATCAACTCCAAGGAAGACATCCTGATCTACGCTAGGAAATTGCTTAAGGCTGAACTGCCTCTTTCTTTGAGATTGATGGGTAAGCATGAGCTTCCATAGTATTTGATACTGTTATTGGATGATGCCCAAGTTGATCTAGCTGTGTTGACAGCGTAGGCATGTGATTATGCCATGGTGCATGCTTCTTTTTTGACCTTATCTGGAATGTAATGAACATAAAAGACATGGGGCAGGAGTTTTCTTTGAGCAGTATATGGATTAATGTTGTGCTCCTTAAAATTAGCGAATGAATTCTCCTCCTTTGATGCATTAGGTAGAGTTCCTGccctttttttattaaaaaaataatataaaaggCACACTATGTActgatttttattttactatgttcaTATTTTTGATGTATCTGGATGTATtgcattttatatattttttaatatgtttgcTCTTGTTTCCCAATGGAGTGAGTAACAGTCATGCCAATACAATTCAACAGGGTTGCGGATGTCCCAACTTCGCGATGAGAAGGATGATTCATCTACCCAAACCCAAAAGACACTAGATAGATTTTTCCGCACGCCTGACAACTCAAATGTCATTGGAGCAAACAGTCCAAGCATCGGTAATACCACAGGAGGGGACAACTATTGCACTAATGTGATGACCAAGGTCGATTATTTAGAGCATGATTCCATGGATGATCAGGCATTGTTTTTGCATGAAAAGAACTTATTTGTTCCAGAAGGAAGGAGCTCAGACAATTATAATAATGATGCTGCATCAAGCAATCCACTTATGTGTGATGGTGTTGGTGGAAAAGAATTGGATGATGACTCCTCCAGTTTGAAGGTATGTGCTTTTGTCTAATTATTCCATTGACAAAGGGATAATATTGATTCAACACCTTTTAAGTGTTTCTTTACTGAGTGTTTCCATGCTTAATGAAAGACAGAAAGCTAACCTTTTTCCCCTTGCAGGGTACACATACTGTAAAGTTTGATGGCCAGCTCACCAGCTCTAACGCAACTACTTCATCGAGTAAACCTGATCAGCTTTTCTGGATAAATGGTTACATTTGTTCCATTTGTGGATTTGAACTACCTCCAGGTTTTGAGGAGGAGAGACAAGAACATTCAGATTTCCACTTGGCTGAAATGCTTCAGCAGGAAGAGGCAGTGGACAGCACAGGCCCCCTCTCGAAAGAGAGGTATGTATCTATTGCCACACGCTCATAGATATCCCTATGTTATTTCTTGATCTGCTTTAGTTCAGTGAcgtaataaatattatttaacgAGATGTAAATCCTGAAGTGTTTTACTGGGATTATTACTGTGGGTGAGTTGCCTTTTGCCATggttatttgaaaataaattagcTGAGATGAAGAATTTCATGGGtatgaacctttttttttcctgtggaGCTGTTATCATGTAGACATCAGATGAATTTCATGGGTATGAACCTTTTGTGTATTCAGCAGGTTAGCTGAAAGGCCATGCTCTAGCACACCCACACCAAAGAAGAAGCTCAAGTCTTCAAAAGAAGGAAAACACATACCTATTGATGCTTTCTTTCACAAGGTTAACAAGAACTTGTAACATACTGTAGCTACCTATTCAGGCACTCTTTTTAATCCTACAGAGCGATTTGCCCACTTGAAAAACTGCTGTACATGTAACTTCATTCCATGTTCTTTTCAGACTAGCATGTAAATTGTAAATATATAACTCAAGAATCCTgttaaattaatttcataatttattcaaatgtCATACGATTCTGCacgagattttttttctgacataAAGAAGCTCTACCTTATAGCCATTTCATTGATAGAAATGATAAGTTACGAAGTTGCACGATTAAGgggaaaatgagaaaaggaggaggaaaggaagaaagagagagaggggggcacGGGAATGTACAAAAGTTGAAAAAAGGACTGTACATTAGCCTCGTCTGATTAGTTCAGACCAGAGGCTGATTTTCGTTTTGATTTAGTTGTTGGCCCGGCAACTCGGAAGGTCCGGAGAACCGATGATTTATTGATCTGTGTTTGATAGCCGAGATTGCTGTCTTTCGAAAATTCTGTTGTTCATCGACTTCCATAGTGTGTGAGCGGAGCGCAGGTTGCAAATCAGATGGTTGCAGGTTGTTACTCCTCtgttacaaaatataagtatttttggagtCTGACAAggtctccgagatgctacttttAACTATCTATgatataaaagtaagatgttttaaataaaaggagctgtatattatgataatttgtttaatgatgaatttagtaatatcaattttatataattgatcttttttctattaatagttaaagttaaaaatgtgaCTTTCACtgtactaaaaatatttatattttgagacggagggaataaCACATGTCTAAAAATTACCTGTTGAGTAGGATGGTATTATCTGCAGTCTTATCATCAGGCAAATTTCTTGACCATGTTGGCTTTAGTATACTCCATATAATTTATCCATAAAAGGCAACGAAAGGAAACATATTGAAAGCAAAAAATTTGACAGGGAGAAGAGGAAATATCttatctgaagtctgaactggtTGCTATCAAGCACACAAGCAGCCAAATCTCTCCCAGTGAACGTGTTTACTGTGTTATCCTgggaaaaaacaaagaagagaaaaattctcaaaaaaaaaaaaaaaaaggtgaggtGAACGGTAGCAATGCACAGCGGCGTCAATGGCTGCTGCCCGCTtcggctccccgccgccgccgctgtccacGGCCGCCGGATCCCGCCGCTGCTGCCCCCACGGGGGGCGTGGCCGGGTTGTAtcgccgcgccggcgctgcACAGGAagcccggccgcggcggcggcggcgcgctctccAGCTGCAGGCGAGCATCGCACCATGTCCGTCTCTTCCCCCTCACTCGCAGTTCTGTTATTAATTTAGTAGTTTCTGCTAGAACTTGCTACTGCGATCCACTGATCCTCTCCTGctgctcgattttttttttttgtattctcgtttttacctttttttttttttgggcactGGGTTCTGAATTCTGTTAATATGCGCACGGATTGCTGCGTTAGAATCAtagtgtgtgtgcgcgcgcgcgcgcgaataATCCATATCGCCGGGTTTCTCAATTGACATCCTTAGCTGGCTAAAAATCATGGACATAGGATAATGCAATGATAAGTACTAATTTCTGTCGTGGCAATTGGTCTGTAATAACGGCTTTTCGACAAGTATTTAGCAACTAAAATTCAACCTTGAATTTTATTTTCCTGTTAGAACTGTAAAATTAAATCACACGTGGTAGTTTGCTTGGATGTAAAATCAAGTATATTTATGATACATCGCATCCTTTTTTCTGTAACTACTGTAACGTTCTATGAGCTAGAAAATATTGCTTAACCTCCTGTCATTGATAACTCTGAACATGCTATAATTAACATTGTCTAATTTTTAGTGCCATTATAAATCCTTTTCAAACCTTCATATTCTCAAACTTGCATTAGTAGTGTTAGTGCACTAAAATGCTAGGTTCTTTTGCTTGTATTCCTCTAAGTGGGTTTGAACTTCGAAATTTAAGCATCAAGTGTGTGGCAGGAGAAGTTACAGGTTGCTGCACTGCCATCCAAAGCTACACTCGAGTTTGAACATGGTAATTTTgtaattattcaactgtttCATCTTATATATTGCAGTGGAGTCCAAGTCATGCCCATATTTTCTGATTTGAATGCAGCCTTGAAAGATTCTAGTATCTAAGTATGTTGCCAAAAAACACATATACTCAGGTGTCTCACTTCGAAGTGCATATATTGTTCCTGAAGATGTTCAAGCTGCAGGGTTCCAGATTGATGCTGATGAACTAGCATCTATTGTTGAAAGTCGCGACACTAAAAAGTTGACTGTGCATGGCCAATTAAATGGGATCGCAGACAAATTAGGAACATCATTAACCAATGGTATAGTTACAGACAAGGACCTCTTGAATCAAAGGCAGGACATATATGGAGTAAATAAGTTTGCTGAGACCGAGATTCGCAGCTTTTGGGAGTTTGTATGGGAAGCACTGGAAGACACAACCCTTATAATTCTTAGTGCGTGTGCTATTTTCTCTTTGGTTGTTGGCATAACCACAGAAGGATGGCCACAAGGAGCCCATGATGGCGTTGGCATTGTTGCAAGTATCCTCCTTGTTGTTTCTGTTACCGGAACAAGTAACTATCAGCAGTCCTTGCAATTCAGGGACCTTGacaaggagaaaaggaaaattcTTGTTCAAGTCACAAGGAATGGCTTGAGACAAAGAGTACTGATAGATGACCTTCTTCCTGGTGATGCTGTCCATCTTGCTGTTGGAGATCAGGTTCCTGCAGATGGCCTCTTTATTTCTGGGTTTTCTGTGTTGGTCGATGAGTCTAGTCTAACTGGGGAGAGTGAACCTGTTTTTGTAAACGAAGATAACCCTTATCTTTTATCAGGGACGAAAGTGCTTGATGGGTCCTGCAAAATGCTGGTTACAGCAGTTGGGATGAGAACACAATGGGGCAAATTAATGGCTGTTCTTACTGATGGTGGGGATGATGAAACTCCACTTCAAACCAGACTTAATGGAGTTGCGAATACTATTGGGAAAATTGGTCTATTTTTTGCTGTATTGACTTTCATTGTCCTCTCACAAGGGATAATTGGCCAGAAATACCTTGACGGGCTTCTTTTGAGTTGGTCCGGAGATGATGTGCTAGAGATATTGGATCATTTTGCTGTTGCAGTTacaattgttgttgttgctgtacCTGAGGGATTGCCATTGGCAGTCACTTTGAGCCTTGCATTTGCAATGAAGAAAATGATGAATGACAAGGCACTTGTTCGACAGTTGGCTGCCTGTGAAACCATGGGCTCTGCCACAGTCATTTGCAGTGACAAGACAGGAACACTGACAACAAACCGCATGACTGTTGTAAAAGCCTGCATCTGTGGGAATACCATACAAGTTAACAATCCACAGACTCCAAACATGTCTTCCAATTTCCCAGAAGTTGCTGTAGAAACTCTTCTGGAGTCCATATTTAACAACACCAGTGGCGAAGTGGTGACTAACCAAGATGGGAAGTATCAAATACTAGGCACCCCTACTGAGACAGCTTTGTTGGAGTTTGCACTGTTGCTAGACGGAGACTGCAAAGAAAAGCAACAGGGAAGTAAGATTGTTAAAGTGGAACCTTTTAATTCAACCAAAAAGAGGATGAGTACCATTCTTGAGCTTCCTGGTGGAGGATATCGTGCACATTGTAAAGGTGCTTCAGAAATAGTATTGGCTGCATGTGATAAGTTTATTGATGAAAGAGGTTGTATTGTCCCCCTTGATGATAAAACTTCCAGTAAGCTCAATGATATAATCAAAGCCTTTTCTAGTGAAGCGCTCAGAACACTTTGCCTTGCTTATAGGGAAATGGAAGAAGGGTTTTCTACTCAAGAGCAAATACCGTTACAAGGATACACTTGCATCGGCATTGTTGGTATTAAAGATCCTGTTCGTCCAGGTGTCAGGCAGTCTGTGGCAACTTGCCGGTCAGCTGGCATTTCAGTGAGAATGATTACAGGAGACAATATTGATACAGCAAAAGCAATTGCTCGGGAATGTGGCATACTTACCAAGGATGGCATTGCAATTGAGGGTGCTGAGTTTAGAGAGAAAAGTGCTGAAGAACTCCATGATTTGATTCCAAAAATGCAGGTTTTTTATACAcctaataattttaaattttggttctGTAAGTGTTTATCCATCTGGGGAGCTCTCATGTGATAATTCTGGTAACTGAAGGTACTAGCCCGTTCTTCCCCACTTGATAAGCATACACTTGTGAAGCACTTGCGCACCGCATTCAATGAAGTTGTTGCTGTGACTGGTGATGGCACTAATGATGCACCTGCGCTGCGTGAGGCAGATATTGGACTTGCCATGGGCATTGCAGGGACTGAGGTAATAAACTAGTAACACCACTGAGTCATGAGTACAAGCACTTAAAATCTCTTCATCTGCAAATGTTTATGTAAAAACTTCACTGGTTAACTCAACTGGACCTGAATTGGACATCGCATCTAGATATCCTTATTAACTGTATTAACTAAATTGTGAAGGATACCTATGTAGTtaaatttctataagaaatatGCTGTGAGCCTTTCTTTTGTATATTATCAGTATTCTAGTTTTCTATTTCCAATGCTATTTACCATATCACTGGTCCATTGGCTTGTATTTACTTGTAATGCTCCATTTGCTGTAAAACCCCTTTGATGGCACAAAAGTATATCTGTAAATTCTATTGTCGAAGTCCTCTGAGGTTCTCAGAGGATGTAGCTCCTACATTCTGATGATGCACAGCTCATCGATATATAAAATAGAGACAATCCATTATCTCTATAAAATAATAGAAGTCGTTGCCAACATGAGATAGCTATGAAAAGTTGCTGGATGATGGAAGTAGTGTGGAACTGTACCTATAAGGCTGTAATAGGCAATCTTGATTTAACTTGCTACATGTTGGTTTACTGCTTTTTGTTTGGCAAATAACATTTCTTTTTGGAATTtggaaatgaaatgaaaataaTAATCTGGTTCGTGGTTTGTGCTTTTCCATCCTCTATAATGTTAATTTGACCAAGCGCGCCAGTTTGTGGTACAAACTACAAACATCCCTGAGGCTTGTATAAATTGTTTTATGCAGGTGGCAAAAGAGAGTGCTGATGTTGTAATTCTGGATGACAACTTCTCCACGATTGTTACTGTTGCCAAATGGGGACGCTCTGTTTATGTGAACATCCAAAAATTTGTGCAGTTCCAGCTTACTGTTAATGTTGTTGCATTACTAGTTAACTTCACTTCTGCATGTTTCACAGGTAAATCCTCTTTATAATTCTATTAACTTAATCAGATCTCTATCTCATCATTTACATTTCTCTTCATGCCAGGGGATGCTCCACTTACAGCTGTACAACTTCTTTGGGTCAACATGATCATGGATACCCTAGGGGCGCTTGCACTAGCCACCGAACCACCTAACAATAACTTGATGAAGAAAGCACCGGTAGGAAGGAAAGGGAAGTTCATCACAAATGTGATGTGGAGGAACATTGTGGGGCAGTCGTTATACCAATTCGCTGTCATGTGGTATCTACAAACTCAAGGGAAACACTTGTTTGGGCTGGAAGGCTACCATGCTGATATTGTACTAAATACAATCATATTCAACACTTTTGTCTTCTGCCAGGTATGTTAGCACTTGCAAAATACCATTCTTTTGTACTGGTAAATTTAGGAGCAAAAATTATCTCTTTAATATGGAAGAGATATATCAGACAAGAGGAtctgtgtgtgtttgtgtgtgtgtgtaactTTATCCTTGCATTGCCATATCTTTTTAATATGTTCCAGTTTTCATTAAGTGCATGCTTTGTAGGTGTTCAATGAAGTAAGCTCAAGAGAGATGGAGGACATCAACGTTCTGAGGGGCATGGCAGGGAACTCCATTTTCCTTGGTGTCCTCACCGGCACCATCTTCTTCCAGTTCATCCTAGTCCAGTTCCTGGGCGATTTCGCTAACACCACACCTCTGACCCAGCAACAGTGGCTCATCAGCATACTCTTCGGCTTCCTTGGGATGCCCATTGCTGCTGCCATCAAGTTGATTGCTGTAGAACCTCATGAAAAAGCCGATACACGTAGAACGCCGTAAACCACACACACCAGGATAAGACATTCAATCAATTTTGTGCACCAATAATCCAAGTATACCTCCACTCTATGATCAAAGATTGGCAGCATTTTGCGAAGAAAATTTGATGCAATGGAGTTCCTGTTGGGTTTGGCCAATCTAACCAGCCACGAAACTGATGAGATAAGAGAGCCAATTAGTGGTTCTGGGAATATGtagaagtgatttttttttaggtaTTATTTTGTACACGCTGATCTAGTATTATGAAAATGTAAAGCCAACTGGCATAGTTGCGTAGAGTGTAAACAGATGAGATTGTACATAAATACAAGACTGACATTTGATGATAGCAACAACGATCATATTCTTAAGAGAATTTGATTCATTCTAAAACATCAGTTGCCCAGTGATAATATTTCAAGTGTTTCACTACACATTGTTAGTACTAAAAATTTACTGGTCCATGGTACAGATCGAACTTCCTTTCGTCAGGCTAAGTATGAAAGTTGGTACTTCTCACATTTGCAAGAACAATAGTTAATTATTGACAACTAGATACTTGGAATAACTATGTTGCCGCAAATCCCTTCAATACCCCATTGCCTACCTTTTACCTACCACTTCATAGTACTTATTGATAAGGTGAACTTTGGTCCTTTACCCTCATCACTGAATTATCAATTTTGTTGatgaagggttttttttttctcggggAGAATCAGGAATTGCCATCCCAAATCAGCCATAAGTAGGGATGGCAATCATAAAGGATTGCATGTTTATCCGTGGGTAAAAACTCTACTAGTATTAGGATTTGGTATGTCTTCAAATTTATGCTCCGGTCAAAACTTATGTCTGATGGGTAAATAGGTATGGTCTCCACTTCATCTATTTTCTCATCAAACATAACCAATATGTGGATCTTACTACTCACAAATATTTCAATATACACTTATCAAAATCTAATTTCTATGGTGTACTACGATATAGTCATTTTACATTAAACTCATGTTTAACTTGGTAAAACAATATTTTAGTTGTTAGTTAATTCATGGATGAATTTATTAACTAGATGATTTTTCTATTGTTTCTACCATATACATATGATTGAGGAGTAAACCACATACCCGCATGCATATGATGCCTGTGGGTAATGGGTATGGGCAAGGTTTTATGCCCATCATGGTAATGGGCCGTGGGCAAAAAATTATCTCGTGGACATGGGTTTGGGTGTGCATCTCCCGTACCTGCCATGTCTAATTGACATTCCTAGCTAAAAGGCCATGATAACGCAATATCTAGCATTATAAACAACAAACAGAACATAGCACCAATGTGTTTTGTCTGGATAAATTCCTTCCGTGCCACTAAAAATTTACTTGATCCCTTATTTACCCCTCATTATCTCCAATGACACGTGGATAAGAAATTGGGGCATCTTTATTTGCCCTATGGCTTATAAGCCAATGCCAAATTATGAATTGTAAGACTTGATTTTAAAGTTGATgttttttcaatataatattttttttcagttttagcTTTTAAGTTGCTAAAGATACATAcacaaaagttttactcacaATACATTTTTTGATTGTTAATAAGCCGTTACGGCTTATAATCAGCCGTAAGTACCAATTGGGACCCAAATGTTTCCGGTGGTAACTAAGAGattgccttttgttttttttagtttggacGTGACGGTCTGACTTGGGCCATAGGATGTGGTCTTTCTTCTTAAATTTACTTAATAAAAATGTGAATTATGGATTTTGTATACACCAGACAATATCATTTAGAGGTTGCATATTTGATGGATTGATTTATTTTCAGGGTGACATGGCTCATTAGCCCCTTTCTATTGAAAGTAATATTTAATTGCATAATAGTTGTACTTTCCATAATCTTTATAATgaagataatacttaattaccTCTAGTGACTGTGGATGGCATTACCTCTTGGATAAAATTGATGGCTCGTATTAAAGCGGACTACTAATTTTccatttatattgatatatgcATTTGTTATTTAGGATGACTCTTATGTACTCCCAGATGTACATACTCCCTCTTCCATATTGGATCTAATAGGATCCAATTAGGACCTGCTTAGCCGgtgggaaattttttttgaaattcctAATTTTCAGCCGAACAGGGAATAagccaagtaaaaaaaaatgggagaatagctactttagtccctaaagtttctctgtaagatcagtttagtccctaaccttttaaatggtccaaagaaatcTTAACCTTTGTCATAAGGCCTAGAATAGTCCttgggtccaccaaaatcatcatatgaatatgccatgtcatcattcatgcaAATCTATGATGAATTGTCCAATATACCCTTacgtatatcatagaaaaataaatataagggtgaattagacataaccataggaaaaaaatacttcttttttcacccttttgaggtatatttttgctcttacatgtaccatatattttttttaacttttttcttttgttttttattttcctatgcgtaagggtaaattggacaaatcatatagattttgcatagaaatgtgacatggcatgtccatgtggcgattttggtgggaccaaggactatattagcccacatgacaaatttaaaggacttgtttggacaatataaaagattaaggactaaaatgacccaggagcgaaactttaggaaccatattagctattctcccaaaaaaaattaagttgaaaAATATCCATGTATGTCGGCATGGAATTGGTTGCACGCCTGTATGTCCGAATTTGAAATGTAGTATTTGTGCACCTCCCTGTAGCATGGAAATTCATGACTTATATACTgttttattttatgttttattttagattaggtatatacttattttttagGAACCAGTATATACTATATCTCTGTTTGGAAGAGTATATACTTTTTATTTGATGATCCAATATATACTAAAAGCTGGTTTGAGAAGTATATGCTACTTAATTTAAGACTATTAGTATATACCGTTATCTTTAGAGTCTATTAGTATCTGCCACTTGTTAGATTTATAGTATATACTACTTTTCTAAATTTGTAGTATAGTATatactgattttctttttgtttaatgAGCATATACTGTTCTATCTTTTTTTCAGTATGTAAAGAGTCAGTATATATTGCATTCCTCATTGAAGATCTCTTTGTTTGGTCAGTATGTAGCTATCTGCTTTTGGTCTTTTGCGGCTTCAGATACGTGGAGTAATTTGTTTGAATTTCCTCATTCCAAATGGCGACCGTTCTacaagaaaatattaaaatattatatcagCATCCGTAAGAAAATATTTGACGCATCAATACATGTAATACGACATAGAAAGACATAGAAAGCCTTAATCTCTGCATCCTCGCTGACATATCAGTTAATAGGGATCAGAGAGGCAGAGACCAGTAGTATATACCATGCTGACATATCAGTTAATAGGGATCAGAGAGGCAGAGACTAGTAGTATATACCAGTGTTTCACCAGTGTTTCTAGAGAACAAGTATAAATCACTTGttctagattcatagtatatACCACTTATCTAAATTTGTAGTGTATACTGAATTTTTTGTTGAAGGAGTATATactgttcctt from Oryza glaberrima chromosome 3, OglaRS2, whole genome shotgun sequence carries:
- the LOC127766340 gene encoding calcium-transporting ATPase 3, plasma membrane-type — translated: MAGTPPDGGGDRPWESYHTAYTNAKAGMEGVDKEKVQKVIYEMSKGSKYFENEQRKEAITKQKIDHLRAQCAKLTDNDISHFQKVAEHKILELEASRDLSKIWLHTDMDAFYATVEILENPSLKGKPLAVGSMSMIATASYEARKFGVRAAMPGFIGCKLCPELVFVRPNFERYTYYSELTRKVFQRYDPNFVATSLDEAYLNITKVCFDRGITGEEVATELRGAIHQETGLTCSAGVAPNRMIAKVCSDINKPNGQFILPNDQEAVTTFVSTLPIRKIGGIGKVTEQMLRQVLGISTCQEMLQKASFLCALFSESSADFFISVGLGLGGTETPEQRLRKSISCERTFRATDDCSMLFEKLDSLADNLADDMQKECLKGRTLTLKLKTAAFEVRTRAVTTQNYINSKEDILIYARKLLKAELPLSLRLMGLRMSQLRDEKDDSSTQTQKTLDRFFRTPDNSNVIGANSPSIGNTTGGDNYCTNVMTKVDYLEHDSMDDQALFLHEKNLFVPEGRSSDNYNNDAASSNPLMCDGVGGKELDDDSSSLKGTHTVKFDGQLTSSNATTSSSKPDQLFWINGYICSICGFELPPGFEEERQEHSDFHLAEMLQQEEAVDSTGPLSKERLAERPCSSTPTPKKKLKSSKEGKHIPIDAFFHKVNKNLVAMHSGVNGCCPLRLPAAAAVHGRRIPPLLPPRGAWPGCIAAPALHRKPGRGGGGALSSCRRASHHEKLQVAALPSKATLEFEHGVSLRSAYIVPEDVQAAGFQIDADELASIVESRDTKKLTVHGQLNGIADKLGTSLTNGIVTDKDLLNQRQDIYGVNKFAETEIRSFWEFVWEALEDTTLIILSACAIFSLVVGITTEGWPQGAHDGVGIVASILLVVSVTGTSNYQQSLQFRDLDKEKRKILVQVTRNGLRQRVLIDDLLPGDAVHLAVGDQVPADGLFISGFSVLVDESSLTGESEPVFVNEDNPYLLSGTKVLDGSCKMLVTAVGMRTQWGKLMAVLTDGGDDETPLQTRLNGVANTIGKIGLFFAVLTFIVLSQGIIGQKYLDGLLLSWSGDDVLEILDHFAVAVTIVVVAVPEGLPLAVTLSLAFAMKKMMNDKALVRQLAACETMGSATVICSDKTGTLTTNRMTVVKACICGNTIQVNNPQTPNMSSNFPEVAVETLLESIFNNTSGEVVTNQDGKYQILGTPTETALLEFALLLDGDCKEKQQGSKIVKVEPFNSTKKRMSTILELPGGGYRAHCKGASEIVLAACDKFIDERGCIVPLDDKTSSKLNDIIKAFSSEALRTLCLAYREMEEGFSTQEQIPLQGYTCIGIVGIKDPVRPGVRQSVATCRSAGISVRMITGDNIDTAKAIARECGILTKDGIAIEGAEFREKSAEELHDLIPKMQVLARSSPLDKHTLVKHLRTAFNEVVAVTGDGTNDAPALREADIGLAMGIAGTEVAKESADVVILDDNFSTIVTVAKWGRSVYVNIQKFVQFQLTVNVVALLVNFTSACFTGDAPLTAVQLLWVNMIMDTLGALALATEPPNNNLMKKAPVGRKGKFITNVMWRNIVGQSLYQFAVMWYLQTQGKHLFGLEGYHADIVLNTIIFNTFVFCQVFNEVSSREMEDINVLRGMAGNSIFLGVLTGTIFFQFILVQFLGDFANTTPLTQQQWLISILFGFLGMPIAAAIKLIAVEPHEKADTRRTP